The Vairimorpha necatrix chromosome 11, complete sequence sequence aataattcaaGACTTTCGTCAAATAAGattgatttttatgtattcaTTTTCGATTTTATAgaagaattttttgattttgtatctgataataaacataaatgTCATGTTAAATTACATtatcattattttattaatcatTATCAGACATATGaacattttattagaatGTTTATTAACAATATTCAAATCccattaatattatttcacACAGAAAAATGTATACTTGGAGAAACaaaaatagataaaaaagatatcgAAGAGAtagtaatttatataagttatttaaaatttaatatttcgaaattttataataatgcagataaaattttagcgaatatacaaaaaattttgagtTTAACCAAAGAAAGTTTgaaaaaaagtaatttaagttttgaactaataaatgtataataaaaaaaatctatatacaaaaaaatacacaaactatatatcaaaaatactataaatttaaatacttcGACCACACaccaaataaaacaattgcGCAAAATTTACTCTAATTTGTAACATAACGCCTGGTAACACATGTGAGTGGATCAATGGCCCAGAACACAATAAATGTTGTTAAAAGAATGTATAGCtataatattatgaaaaatttaaaacagcGTGAGATATGTATAAAATCTGtctataataaataatgtttatattaaaaatacctCAAAAACTCATAAAATTTCTGcaagtaataaaaaaaagacaaatttatattaataaaattttttgtagtGCAAATTACGGCTAAAACATTAGAACTTATGCATAATTTAACAATAAGACAACTCTTAAGTAATTGCATGGTATTGTATTGTTTACATATCACATAGATTATGTACAGGGGATATGATTCTTCCAAaccaagaaaaaaattagatgaAAAGACGCACATGTAGGTATTTTGACAAGAGGCAGGAGTCTTAGAAATAGTTTTGGGATTGCCgaaacaatataaatttcaaaggAATGTAAATTCAACCACTGATCTAAATTGTTAACATTTATACatggaatattttttgtcgTAATGTTACtattcatttataataaattgacAGAAATATTTACTGCTTTTAGGTTTGATATAATTAGTATTCCGCTGTCTTCTTACTTAATCTGTGCTATTTTTATCGGCCGCGAGAAAGACTAAAAGaatctaataaatttttttcaaaaagcAGAATTTTAGGAAAAACAAATActgtaatatattttttgccGATATTGGGTTTCCAATTAGGTTTAAAGATGCACAATGCTtaactaaaataaaaaatttcatataaTCATATTGACGGATAAGGTTTGATATGTTGTAAAAAACACAGAATTTAACGAATCTATTTTTCAATCAAAAAATCGAGAATGTGCCTACAATTAAAACGTaacaataatttaatagacCATTTTGATGGGCTATTAGCATATTAAATgcattttatataaatgacCTCAAAtcataatatatatagtCTCGCGATAGGTTTACTGTATTATGTGGTGTTGATCTCATTGTTACATACTATTCTATTTCTTTCGTTTGTACTTTATTAGTactgtttaaaaaaacagttTGTTTGAATAATTAATGTCTTTTTATAGATAATCAGTTTTATAACCAAGTTACCGCTGTGAAATATTCTTTCATgttctttaaatttcttaaagtCTTTTACAAAATGGTTGAAATTCACACTCACTCATTTTTAACTACTATTAAATTTCCTTGCAGTGTGAAGGAATAAAAAGGCAGTAGCAGATCAAATCGATAGGTTTCGGCTGGTTCCTTCCGACTAAAACTGTTAGATTCTTACTAACTCCACCTCTTTTCATTAAACTTGCCGCCCAATAAGCTCCGCCGTATCCATTTGACTTTGGTCACAGAAAAAGCGCTAATCATCTTTATCAAATTGCCCAGGAATGATATAACTAGATATTATTCCTGGTCTGAATTGAATTCCCTTTAAGGTGATAGCATCGAACTAACACGGAAGGCCAATATTATCATCTGAAATTAACACGTGCCTTTTAGACGCCAACATGTCACTCTGcgtatttttattgtgcAGACCATTTGCCTCCTACGAATTTAGACCGGCGTATTTCAAAGAATAGTCAAAACAACCTACAAGACCCTGATTTCAGATTATCAATTTAACTCAAACGATCTCACCAGAGTGCTTTGGGCAAAGACTCTAAACCAATGATGCGCTTACGTAATTGGGAAAGATTAAAACCTTCTTAATTTCTGGGCCTTAGGTGTCTCTTTAAATGAGGCAACCTTGCCTGTAGCTGAGCGGGCACTTGTTTCACGAATCGACTTATAAAATTCCAAGGACAAATTTTCTCATTCGTGAAGGCCTATACATCTTCCAATATTAATGTTGCTGCTCGTCGATAATTGAACCAGGGATTTTATGTATAAACACAATATTTCGATCACTAGGCTACGAACTCCATGTGATTATAAACATTGGCTAAGTTCGTCAAATTCAGGAGTTGAATGATTTTTCTTACAAAAAACACAAGACCTAAAGATTGTAATTGGCTACTTCTTCAGATAAATAACATAAGAGTTTATTTTTGcacatataaaatattgtcaAATTTGAAATAGCACATCAATATTATTTCATATGTCAATAAAATAGTATTCATCCAAGGCAGATAACCTTCCGCCTAATTTATAGTGGGAGCCATGCGTCCAATCTAGGCATCTTCTATCTTAAGGctatctaaaaaaataaacgtCAAGACATTTTCCACATCCATTTGATTACTCTTTagatattcaaaaaaagaaagaaggCGTACTTGACTGCTGACATTTCTCATAGGAATTAGGTCTACCAGAAATTTCCaaactttaaaaacattttaattctAGGAGATTTACTCAGAATACATTGacgaaattaataaaaatttattcacACTCTTATTTGTTAAAAGTTATAGTGAAATTGTAAGATCAAAAACATTAGgctattaaaaaaaccttatatatgataaaaaaatacgaGAATGAGGGAaagattaaatattttagtttaAACCAAATAACATTTTCGCTgaactttttaaaagataacTAGGtctaaataagaaaaagatGTCGCTTCAGATTTAGTTATCAGAGATACAAGAAATGATGtttaaattcttatatATAAAGTCAAAGAGCCAAATTATCATTTCATACTagttataattattatacatGTTTTGTATTCTCAAGCTCTTGTAGTGTAGTGGTTATCACGCATCCTTTACACGGATGAGGTCTCCGGTTCGAACCCGGACAAGAgcaaatttttacttttaaaaataaaaagtaaaaaaaggTCATTTAgttattttaaatgtactaaaaaaacaatcccataaatttatagttataaattcatagtttaaattttcttgtaatttaattgttttatttttttgtaagaagtattaatttttcattttcaaGTCCATAACAAAGTCCATTAGTaccaaaattaatattaccatattcaatattattagaaatcTTCTGATATTTTTGAGAATCAAAAAtgtgtaaaaatttttcacctataaaaattttataattttcgaaaattatattgtttttaattttttcatgttCTAAATCATTATCTctcatatattttatcttgtTATCCAGTGTCGTGATTAGATTCTCTTTTATACCAAATTCATAATTTAAGATTTTCCCGTCTTGTTGACATATTCGCAATCTTTGATATTTGtccaaaatataaaatttatcattaaaaatatgtatatCCTTGATAGAACATAACGAACCAAAGATAAATATCAATTTGTCTTCTTCGAGTTTATAAACATCCCCGAAAACAtccaaaataaaaatattattattgtatTCGACTATTTTACTGACACGCTTTTTTAATTGGCAAATTTTTACTGGATTGTCTTCTATAatcttatataaatttttaaaattgtctACAAAGTATGTCTtgtacaaatataaaacgtcttgtttaaaattttttactagaATTAAATCAtcagaaaatattaatatttctcCTTCTTTATACATTATTATTCTTATATCTTcgtttttttctataatttgtttattcaTATGTGGGCAAGACTAggtagaaataaaaaattgatttttgagaatataaaatagcgaaaaaataagagcAAACAAAATACAGGCAATTAATAAAACCGCTTCTTCTTGTTGACTAGATTCATTTATAAACGGATTAATAActaagatataaaaaatatataaataacaaacagtagaaataaacaaaacaaatctcgaatttatcattttagGGTAAAAACCCAGTAAATgcaaattatatttgtagGCCaactaaaaattatagaaaaatggccaattgaaaataattatcaattaatacaaatagatttaaaaatataaagaggtatttttacaaaacacatataatttcattaaattttataaaataaaaagcgtatttatgatttttaacTTGATCAGAAAGTTAGAACTAAATTTGTTCTATTTATCTgtgtctataaaaatatcttaccctccatttttaatatttttttaccccttaaaattaaaaaaaattacaaaataaattttgtaattaaaaattttatcaacgacttataatttgttttttcatttgtACATGTAGTAAAATACATTTTGCTTTGTTAGTTATTCACATAATTATGaatcttcttttaaattctgacaatatatcatttaataaaaatcaaatcgaattttttaaataattagtTCCaccaattaaaaaaaatgtttaaaagataattttcATGACTTATTACTGTATTTGATTACTCAACAAAATACTTGACACATTTTACAAAACTATTGGTTTCTTGTCGTATCTCGcatttaaaagatattataaatatctgattgtaatttaataaCACAAAAATACTTCAAAAACCTTGAAATATACATTTAAAGCTTGACACAGTGTTAGCTTGTTCAGATATATgtgaaaatttattaaatcaagATTTTTCCAAAAATTGATCTTTTAATATGGAATGTcacttaaaaataaattttgtttaaaagttttttttaaaatgtcttATAAATCAATCTAATATATTATCTcattatttcttaaaatgaaattttataattgaaaCTAAAACATATGTTTATATGTTGTCAATAATATTATGTTTGTTTGTGTAACATTGACATTTTTTGTTGATAATTAATTGGATactaaaacaatattttaatcCCATAATATGAATGCTGAAATCAAGTGCAAACCAAATTCCTTAGACttaaaagagaaaatgatattgtataaaaacaatataattaaCATTGTTTTgaattgttttaaaaaaaaatttcatataagaaaatttgaaataaaaataatagacATGTTAACATTCtgtattttgtttttactaCAAATAGAACATTCATATGCTCATAACAATGGGATATATCAAAGTTACGCAGTAAGTTCAGAACTTCCTATTGCATCTGAAATTGGTGTAAAAATCATGGAAAGAGGTGGAAATGCAGTGGACGCAGCAATAGGAATTTGTATCGCTATAGGTATCGAAAATGCATTTTCTTCTGGAATTGGAGGCGGTGGCTTTGCTTTAGTCAAAAAAAGAGGCGAAAGCGAGCCGGCTTATATGTTAGATTTTAGAGAAAAATCTGGTGAAAATTTCGTATTATcagattatataaaaaatcccGAAAAAACTTCTGTGGGCGGCGCTGCTGTCGCCATACCATCAGAAGTTAGAGGATTGAAACATTTACATGATAAAATGGGAAAACTTCCATGgtcaaaattatttacagAATGTATAGAAttgtgtaaaaattttagagttagtaaagaaataaaaaaacgaatTGAACGtcataaagaatttatcttaAAAGATCGTGGTCTTAGTGAAATATATTCTAGAAATGGTGTATTACTATCGGAAGGAGATTACatagaaagaaaaaattatatgaaaacTTTGGAAATAATTAGTAAGGATCCAGAATCATTTTATGTCGGCGATCTTTCAAAGCACATGataaaatctataaattCTAATGGTGGAAATGTAACTGAAAGAGACTTTGAGAATGTTCAACCTGTCGAGAGAAAAGTAATTacagaaaaatataaagattaCAATGTTTATACTACTTCTTTACCTTCGTCTGGTGCGCTCGTTATCAAAgctttaaaacttttagaAAGGTATGATCTTGTCGAAATATACAAaacaagtaaaaaaaataataaagcaCGTCACATACATTTACTGGTAgaaatattgaaatttgTCATGTCTCAACGAGGAATAATGGGAGatccaaaatatttaccaGCGTTTAATACGGTAACGGAAGATTTATTTGGTAAAACTAATCTcgatatcatttttaaaaaattgaatacaGAAAAAACACTTAAATTTGAAGAATACAATGTTAACGAATTTAATGTAGTAGACCACGGGACGACACATATAAATGTGGTAGATAAAGACGGCCTTGCTGTTGCATTAACGAGCACAATCAATTTAGAATGGGGTGCAAAGTTCATGGATCCGATAACGggaataattttcaataatcAAATAGACgacttttattttccaaAATCGTTCGATGAAAATTCGAGAGTTGCGAATATTGCAGGCCCAAACAAAATTCCTTTAAGCTCCATTGCTCCAGTTATATTAGagaataaagaagaaatgaTTCTATTAGGCGCAGCTGGTGGAATAAGAATTCCGACCTCTATTATTGAAGTGTTGTTCTGGTTATCATTGGACTTTGATCTAAAACAAGCTATTGATAAGCCTCGATTGCATCATCAATTAGATCCAAATGTTCTTTATGTAGAATGGTCTGAAGATGCTAAAGTTCAAGAATATCTTAGAAGTTTAGGCCATAAAGTTGAAACTTCAAACACGAATTCGATTTTCACTTCTGTCCAAGgaataaaaattgattataaaaacaataaaaaaagaatccATGCAGTTTCAGATAAGCGTAAAGGTGGAATGACTGCGGggaaataataataaaatattaagacaaacattcaaaaaattttaaaattagctgtttaaaattttttaatttctaaataagaattttttagttaaaAATTAGCTGCttgttattttaaaatttaaatataaatttttttttgcaaatttaatattaaaaaacagaCTTTTAtccattttaaaataacggctttttttcttgcaaaagtttaacaaaaaataattaaacacaaataaaaactaaaaaaacagtttttaaattttttaaaatagctgcttgttattttatgaaatttctttgtttttttagacCCCAAAAATGTCCTTAACAAACAGCCAAAAAGTCGCAGTGAtgaaacattttaaaaataagggAAGTCTTTTGGTATATGATagaaaattagaaaaaaatgaaattttagatattaataataaaaaattgagaAGCTACATTCAATCTCTTAAGGACCAAGGATATATTGAAGAACATTATGTTTGGCAACAATTGTACTGTTTTGCTACCGAATCTggaatgaaatattttaatgacCAGTTAGAAATCCCTGATGTAATTGAGGAAGGAATAAGAATGGAGGCTGTACAACAGAAAGAAGAATAAAttaacttatttttaaaaaaaaaaatttattgcaTGTGTCAAaacttttgttttattatgcACTTAGCTActtaaacttaaaaaaaacatttttttaataaaattaatttattcaGGAATGGCTTCTACCAATCTGGCCTTTTCATTTGTTACGTGAATTCCTAGTTCCTTGGCCCTGTTAACAATCgcaattctttttttagcTCCTACAGAGTGAGCAATTTCAGCGCAATAAGTTCTGTTTAAGCAAATAAGTGGCTCAAGATCATCGGCATTATGGATGATGAATTTTCTTAATCCATTAGGTAGCAAATATCTTACCACGTCTGGCTTCTTATACCCGATCTTGGGCATTTTTCTCTGCCCGTGTAAGCCTTTTCTGACATTGGAGTCAATTCCTCTTGGTTTTCTCCAGGATGGTTTAACTCTATTGTATCTGTCTGAATGGTGTCTTACAAACTTAATCTTTTTTCTGAATTCTTCTTTGATAGCAATCAAAGGATTTGGTGCTGTAAACTGTTCTTCCATTTTGGggcaaaatattttgaaaaaaataaatttcaagCAAAACAAAGAATAAAAGTTAAGTagataattgaaaattaaaacatcttaaaaaatttttatcttaaaagtaaaacattaaaaatgtcATTTGGACTATAAACTCAATGAATAACAACCCAAGTTTTCTAATAACAGTTTTACgtacaatattttatgttttcaGATGAACTAGATTATATGATATTTATGCGCATGGTGTAAATTATTGAATTTGTTGGTAttttacaaacaaatattttaaaagaacgTTCCATGATCGttttccaaaaaaaaaatatttaaggaAACGAAAGTTGCATAATTATGTTATATTGGGTTGTTGTATTCTTAGCAATGTTAGACTTTTCTATGGCTtataaaaaggaaaaatacCGGTGTGTTAAGAGAATGCCAAAATGCATTCCCATAGAATGTAGTGATTCAAGATCTTCTTCATCGTCCGATGAATCTCATTATGAAAAGAGAGTTCATCCTAAACATAGACCAGACACAGAACAATATCTACAATTAGTACAAGGTATAATATTGCAAACAAACTTGActatagaaaaatatgCTAGATGGTTTGCCGAGGAAATAAGACAAAGATTAATAGCAGGAGTTGGCAAAGCTAACAAACATACACTTGAAAGAATAAAATGTGACACACATGAATTAGAAAAgagaattattaaaattatctgCCACTACaatgaagaaattgaaaGAGAATTATTAGAACTAGTTACAAATACCAATGCAGATCTTCAAGATTCAATTATTGAATTAGAGACTACTTCTACCGCAGGGTTGATCGCTTCTTTGACTGCCGCCGCTACATTAACTGTGGTAGCACCTATTCAACTTGTTATAGATGTCACTATTGGAAATCCAATAGTTAATACGTTTGTCCTAAATTTGATTACGGATTTGGAAAGATTATTCAGACGTGTTACTGCACAAGAAATAGCAGCTgctaataaaataatagaagACAAACTTCATAATCAACTTAGagatatagaaaaattattatgtGATTTCGAAAGAAgaattgaaaattatttcaagGAATTGGGAATAGAAACTGCTTCTTTAGTaactttaataattaataattctactagaaaattcatttcTCATATTGAAGATCTTATTAAGAAACTTGGTAATAATGTGATCTGCATTTTACAAGGTAATAgaaatgaatataaaaaaaccgTGATAGTAAAACCAACATTCCATCGTGAAGATAGTTACGAGTGTATACAATAAATGTCTAAAgcttaattaatttatttacatcttaaatattctaaattacatctaaaattttatatgttgCAGTTAAGATAGTCTTTAcgcttatatttttatcttttaagaTGCTTTCTATCAGTTCTGATTCCTCTGGAAATTCTGTTCTGATGAAATCCGGGACTTCATATGTTTCTTTTAGAGTTCTAATTACGTTGACCATCTCCGCGTGTGTCTTGAATGGAAATAATAATTCAATCAAGATTGGTACAAGGGCTTTGCAGTCGAGTACCTTGTTATTATTTTGGTGTTCGCATTCTATTTTTTCCGTATCATcatagtaaaaataatctgaATTCCCATATAGTTTGttattatattctttatgttttttgcAAATTGTTTTCGATCCAAAATCTCCTATTTTAGGAATGTATCCATCATTCCCATCTAAGAAGATATTA is a genomic window containing:
- a CDS encoding WD40 repeat domain-containing protein, with product MNKQIIEKNEDIRIIMYKEGEILIFSDDLILVKNFKQDVLYLYKTYFVDNFKNLYKIIEDNPVKICQLKKRVSKIVEYNNNIFILDVFGDVYKLEEDKLIFIFGSLCSIKDIHIFNDKFYILDKYQRLRICQQDGKILNYEFGIKENLITTLDNKIKYMRDNDLEHEKIKNNIIFENYKIFIGEKFLHIFDSQKYQKISNNIEYGNINFGTNGLCYGLENEKLILLTKK
- a CDS encoding ribosomal protein eL32 produces the protein MEEQFTAPNPLIAIKEEFRKKIKFVRHHSDRYNRVKPSWRKPRGIDSNVRKGLHGQRKMPKIGYKKPDVVRYLLPNGLRKFIIHNADDLEPLICLNRTYCAEIAHSVGAKKRIAIVNRAKELGIHVTNEKARLVEAIPE
- a CDS encoding ribosomal protein eS10; translation: MSLTNSQKVAVMKHFKNKGSLLVYDRKLEKNEILDINNKKLRSYIQSLKDQGYIEEHYVWQQLYCFATESGMKYFNDQLEIPDVIEEGIRMEAVQQKEE
- a CDS encoding gamma-glutamyltranspeptidase, whose amino-acid sequence is MNAEIKCKPNSLDLKEKMILYKNNIINIVLNCFKKKFHIRKFEIKIIDMLTFCILFLLQIEHSYAHNNGIYQSYAVSSELPIASEIGVKIMERGGNAVDAAIGICIAIGIENAFSSGIGGGGFALVKKRGESEPAYMLDFREKSGENFVLSDYIKNPEKTSVGGAAVAIPSEVRGLKHLHDKMGKLPWSKLFTECIELCKNFRVSKEIKKRIERHKEFILKDRGLSEIYSRNGVLLSEGDYIERKNYMKTLEIISKDPESFYVGDLSKHMIKSINSNGGNVTERDFENVQPVERKVITEKYKDYNVYTTSLPSSGALVIKALKLLERYDLVEIYKTSKKNNKARHIHLLVEILKFVMSQRGIMGDPKYLPAFNTVTEDLFGKTNLDIIFKKLNTEKTLKFEEYNVNEFNVVDHGTTHINVVDKDGLAVALTSTINLEWGAKFMDPITGIIFNNQIDDFYFPKSFDENSRVANIAGPNKIPLSSIAPVILENKEEMILLGAAGGIRIPTSIIEVLFWLSLDFDLKQAIDKPRLHHQLDPNVLYVEWSEDAKVQEYLRSLGHKVETSNTNSIFTSVQGIKIDYKNNKKRIHAVSDKRKGGMTAGK